A stretch of Sulfurimonas xiamenensis DNA encodes these proteins:
- a CDS encoding DUF58 domain-containing protein, whose amino-acid sequence MSKLKKILVRARRQVFSEMVGNNPSVFHGEGYDFIELREYMPGDDIRHIDWNITAKMQKPFIKIFREERELSVVIVSILNGSVHFGSKKFKQEIIAEVAALLGFSTLKNGDLLSSYIFTDEMISHTKPSKKLYQVQKSVEEILNFNALNRRVDFKFIADTLYKRLKRKSLILIIGDYFEIPDFKLLAKKHEVISVVVRDKLEEHPPEMGFASLLDPESGVVLEGDFNSSSVKAYSKKVALHDYKLFETLRKSGIRFTKVYTDSSAAVALRRLFEGR is encoded by the coding sequence ATGAGCAAATTAAAAAAAATATTGGTTCGCGCAAGACGCCAGGTCTTTAGCGAAATGGTCGGAAACAACCCTTCTGTTTTTCATGGTGAGGGATATGACTTTATCGAGCTTCGCGAATATATGCCCGGTGATGACATCCGCCATATTGACTGGAATATTACCGCTAAGATGCAAAAACCTTTTATCAAAATTTTTCGCGAAGAGAGAGAACTGAGTGTTGTAATAGTTTCTATTTTAAACGGCAGTGTTCACTTTGGTTCTAAGAAATTTAAACAGGAGATAATTGCTGAAGTAGCTGCTCTTTTAGGATTTTCAACGCTTAAAAATGGAGACCTGTTAAGCTCTTATATCTTTACCGACGAGATGATTTCGCATACAAAACCAAGTAAAAAGCTCTATCAGGTTCAAAAAAGTGTCGAAGAGATTTTAAATTTTAATGCGCTAAACAGAAGAGTTGATTTTAAATTTATTGCCGACACTCTTTATAAAAGATTAAAAAGAAAATCTCTTATTTTAATAATCGGTGACTACTTTGAGATACCCGATTTTAAGCTCTTAGCAAAAAAACATGAAGTTATTTCCGTTGTAGTTAGAGATAAGCTTGAAGAGCATCCTCCCGAAATGGGTTTTGCATCTTTGTTGGACCCAGAAAGCGGAGTGGTTTTAGAGGGTGACTTTAACTCTTCAAGTGTAAAAGCTTACAGTAAAAAGGTCGCATTGCATGATTATAAACTTTTTGAAACACTTAGAAAAAGCGGTATAAGGTTTACAAAAGTCTATACTGATTCAAGTGCAGCTGTAGCACTTCGCAGACTTTTTGAGGGACGATAG
- a CDS encoding VWA domain-containing protein, whose product MSFLHPEFLYYMLPPLFILFGFLLTQKEAYANYFTQEVMDRLRVSTNTLTLKARNALFLLMGVFIIIALAEPVIKEGTVEVKAKSADIMIAIDISDSMLASDIYPNRLEAAKQKVLTLLDEKLNERIGIVAFAKNSYLVSPLSFDASAVAFLLRQLDTSSITEKGTDFLSLLDVVSKIQKDQDKKYLLLLSDGGDKSDFSDEIELAKKHNITLFILGIATKKGAPIKLQDGTFIKYKGDIIISKLNEKIADLALKTGGVYIEGTTSSKDIKTMFKEIIDKSDQKELKSEEIQRYTPLFYYPLGMSLILLLIAISSIGAREKSSVASVFILFSLFLFNTQHAQAAILDFMELRKAKEAYKVQKYEEAAEIYKEYAQNTQNSESYFNAGNAFYKQGKYKEAIEAYEKAVFDDENKKAGNLSNLGNAYAKEANQESLQKAVEAYEKSLKIKEDKETRENLQEVKKILEEQKSNSKNGDEEQEQQEEGAQEDENGDKEGYKEDKDGDIKGFKKDEKGDKEQEKSKEENSQSKESKEKNSGDMKSKKEKEQDSRSDNNQTDQKSKKEKVEKLEKEDENTSQSQSVTAQKVDKESMSDEEEKKWIEQLCTHNSTYLYKLNSEKPKSSSLDEKPW is encoded by the coding sequence ATGAGTTTTTTACATCCTGAATTTTTGTATTATATGCTGCCTCCGCTTTTTATTTTATTTGGATTTTTGCTTACGCAGAAAGAGGCTTATGCAAACTATTTTACTCAAGAGGTTATGGATAGACTGCGTGTAAGTACAAATACTTTAACGCTTAAAGCAAGAAATGCTCTTTTTTTGCTTATGGGGGTTTTTATAATTATAGCACTGGCAGAACCTGTTATAAAAGAGGGAACTGTTGAGGTAAAAGCCAAGAGCGCAGATATTATGATTGCCATAGATATATCAGACTCAATGCTTGCATCAGACATCTATCCAAACCGCCTTGAAGCTGCAAAACAGAAGGTGCTTACGCTTTTAGATGAAAAACTAAATGAGAGAATAGGAATAGTTGCTTTTGCAAAAAACTCCTATCTTGTCTCTCCTCTTAGTTTTGATGCAAGCGCCGTTGCTTTCTTGCTTCGCCAGCTTGATACATCTTCTATTACTGAAAAAGGAACAGATTTTTTATCTCTTTTGGATGTTGTAAGCAAAATACAAAAAGATCAAGATAAAAAGTATCTTCTTCTTTTAAGTGACGGAGGAGACAAGAGCGATTTTTCTGATGAAATAGAGTTGGCAAAGAAACACAATATTACTCTCTTTATTTTAGGTATTGCAACCAAAAAAGGTGCGCCTATAAAACTTCAAGATGGGACTTTTATAAAGTATAAAGGAGATATCATTATTTCAAAACTCAATGAGAAGATTGCAGATTTGGCTCTAAAAACGGGAGGTGTTTATATAGAGGGCACGACCTCTTCAAAAGATATAAAAACTATGTTTAAAGAGATAATAGATAAAAGCGATCAAAAAGAGCTAAAGAGTGAAGAAATTCAGAGATATACACCGCTCTTTTACTACCCTTTAGGTATGTCACTTATTCTTTTGCTTATTGCTATAAGCTCTATAGGTGCAAGAGAAAAGAGTAGTGTGGCATCAGTTTTTATACTTTTTTCTCTTTTTCTTTTTAACACTCAGCATGCGCAAGCCGCAATTTTGGATTTTATGGAGTTAAGAAAAGCGAAAGAGGCGTATAAAGTTCAAAAGTATGAGGAAGCCGCAGAAATTTATAAAGAGTATGCACAAAATACGCAAAATTCGGAGAGTTATTTTAATGCAGGAAATGCTTTTTATAAACAAGGAAAGTATAAAGAAGCGATAGAGGCGTATGAAAAAGCGGTTTTTGATGATGAAAACAAAAAGGCAGGAAATCTTTCAAATTTGGGAAACGCTTATGCTAAAGAAGCAAATCAGGAGAGTTTGCAAAAAGCTGTAGAAGCGTATGAAAAATCACTAAAAATCAAAGAGGACAAAGAAACGAGAGAAAATTTGCAAGAGGTAAAAAAGATTTTAGAAGAACAAAAGAGTAACTCAAAAAATGGGGATGAAGAGCAAGAACAGCAAGAAGAGGGTGCTCAAGAAGATGAAAATGGAGATAAAGAAGGTTACAAAGAGGACAAAGATGGAGATATAAAAGGCTTTAAGAAAGATGAAAAGGGTGATAAAGAGCAAGAAAAAAGTAAAGAAGAGAATTCACAAAGCAAAGAGTCCAAAGAGAAAAATTCCGGTGATATGAAGAGTAAAAAAGAAAAAGAACAAGATAGCAGATCTGATAATAACCAAACAGATCAAAAGAGTAAAAAAGAGAAGGTTGAGAAGTTAGAAAAAGAGGATGAAAACACTTCTCAGAGTCAATCTGTTACGGCGCAAAAGGTTGATAAAGAGAGTATGAGTGATGAGGAAGAGAAAAAATGGATTGAGCAGTTATGTACTCATAATAGTACCTATTTATATAAATTAAATAGTGAAAAGCCAAAAAGCAGCAGTTTAGATGAAAAACCTTGGTAA
- a CDS encoding VWA domain-containing protein → MFDGIYFEFPQIAFITLFFIVCALFCKMKLPSIYFPHTGEFLKTSVSASKTLLFLKWLGVVMMILALMSPVKDEPYELEPKEGYEMALILDASESMMANGFDAANPRLTRFDVVKNIVSDFISKRENDNIGLVVFGSFSFIASPLTYDANILNKILSQLNIGMAGKYTALNTSLAQGVNLLKMSKSKTKVAILLTDGHSTPQIDKIPFDVALDMVKKEGVKVYPIGIGMPHEYNRDVLMQIAKESGGVAFGASNADELKEVYKTIDALEKSEIKGESFSYIKYYYHFPLLISFLSLMLYIYLRNKRGHA, encoded by the coding sequence ATGTTTGATGGAATCTATTTTGAATTTCCACAAATAGCATTTATAACTCTTTTTTTTATAGTATGCGCTCTGTTTTGCAAGATGAAATTGCCATCTATCTACTTTCCTCATACAGGCGAGTTTTTAAAAACTTCTGTTTCAGCATCAAAAACACTCTTGTTTTTAAAATGGCTTGGAGTTGTTATGATGATTTTAGCTCTCATGTCGCCTGTAAAAGATGAACCGTACGAACTTGAACCAAAAGAGGGATATGAGATGGCTTTGATTTTAGATGCTTCAGAATCAATGATGGCAAATGGATTTGATGCAGCTAATCCAAGATTGACAAGGTTTGATGTAGTAAAAAATATTGTGAGTGATTTTATATCTAAAAGAGAAAATGACAATATAGGTTTGGTTGTATTTGGGTCTTTTTCATTTATCGCTTCACCTCTTACATACGATGCAAATATTTTAAATAAAATTCTTTCGCAACTCAATATTGGGATGGCAGGAAAATATACTGCACTAAACACATCTCTTGCACAAGGCGTAAATCTTTTAAAGATGAGCAAATCAAAAACGAAAGTGGCTATTTTGCTCACAGATGGCCACAGCACGCCCCAGATTGATAAAATTCCATTTGATGTTGCACTGGATATGGTAAAAAAAGAGGGCGTTAAAGTTTATCCTATCGGAATAGGTATGCCACATGAATATAACAGAGATGTATTAATGCAAATAGCAAAAGAGAGTGGAGGAGTTGCTTTTGGAGCTTCAAATGCCGATGAGTTAAAAGAGGTGTATAAAACAATTGATGCTCTGGAAAAGTCTGAAATAAAAGGAGAGAGTTTTAGTTATATAAAATATTACTATCATTTTCCTCTTTTGATATCTTTTTTGTCTTTGATGCTCTATATATATCTTAGAAATAAAAGGGGGCATGCATGA